One stretch of Harmonia axyridis chromosome 1, icHarAxyr1.1, whole genome shotgun sequence DNA includes these proteins:
- the LOC123670573 gene encoding glycine cleavage system H protein, mitochondrial, producing the protein MFVPRVLAKSLNFLNKTTVLSLIDRNIRSLHSTTVLFGEKRFTDKHEWVEVDGKIGTIGISKYAQEALGDVVYAQLPDVNVVVKQKDECGALESVKAASEVFTPVSGKIVAKNSEVEETPSLINTSCYDKGWLFKVELSDEAEVQKLMTEEQYKEFLKSDQDH; encoded by the coding sequence ATGTTCGTGCCTCGTGTTTTAGCgaaatctttgaattttttaaataagacTACAGTATTGAGTTTAATTGATAGAAACATAAGATCATTGCATTCGACAACAGTTTTATTCGGAGAGAAGAGGTTTACCGACAAGCATGAGTGGGTGGAAGTTGATGGAAAAATAGGAACTATTGGAATATCTAAATATGCCCAGGAAGCACTTGGAGATGTTGTTTATGCACAGTTGCCTGATGTAAATGTTGTTGTTAAACAAAAAGACGAATGTGGAGCGCTGGAAAGTGTGAAAGCCGCTAGTGAAGTATTCACCCCAGTATCTGGTAAAATAGTAGCTAAAAATTCAGAAGTGGAAGAAACGCCTTCCCTCATCAATACATCCTGTTATGATAAAGGTTGGCTGTTCAAAGTTGAATTATCTGATGAGGCAGAAGTGCAGAAACTTATGACTGAAGAACAATATAAAGAATTCTTGAAGTCTGATCAAGATCATTGA
- the LOC123686564 gene encoding uncharacterized protein LOC123686564 isoform X3, whose amino-acid sequence MTGAGGEPLMQSTISPPMTESDFPQPLVVRSPSVSMLKWPQTPSPTKTTPTRQVSFNNYGKDNINENNRTLTNLDRDCFIIPVHSLDRFLPEGVPMPKPLPNGNSPDKKNANLHVMEVPDPKLCVLCHLMSPLEPVDPVLESPLVQPLFKQRLTAGELFNEIGQSKTALTGMLLANMERNSEFPFVTYYVINSNQTNPVMFYNNIRTASLTKFDPRTIKYTAAHTLDLYTEVASICRPPIHEIGMSLSKTHTPSTGYMVSVYKVFEGDDREKFERNWLFWTGARMIYRYLPPAAGLKRISLHKSVSPKGDKMYLLLCECSNLLNDITVWALLLPALRARLTGYTGIFKPIQTF is encoded by the exons ATGACAGGAGCAGGAGGAGAACCTCTTATGCAATCAACTATCTCGCCACCCATGACGGAAAGTGATTTTCCACAACCTCTGGTGGTTCGTAGTCCATCAGTATCTATGCTGAAGTGGCCTCAAACTCCTTCACCTACCAAAACTACTCCTACAAGACAA GTGAGCTTTAACAACTATGGAAAAGACAATATCAACGAGAACAACAGAACACTCACGAATTTAGATAGAGATTGCTTTATAATACCCGTTCATAGCCTGGATAGATTTCTTCCAGAGGGAGTACCTATGCCT AAACCACTCCCAAATGGTAATAGCCCTGATAAGAAAAATGCCAATCTACACGTGATGGAG GTGCCTGATCCTAAATTGTGTGTGCTGTGTCATCTGATGAGTCCTCTAGAGCCAGTGGACCCGGTTTTAGAATCTCCTTTGGTACAGCCGTTATTTAAACAAAGACTAACTGCAGGAGAGTTGTTCAATGAAATCGGACAGTCCAAAACAGCTTTAACAGGCATGCTCCTAGCAAACATGGAAAGAAATT CAGAATTCCCTTTCGTGACTTATTATGTGATAAATAGTAACCAGACAAATCCTGTGATGTTCTACAACAATATTCGTACTGCCAGTTTGACGAAATTCGACCCAAGGACCATCAAATATACAGCAGCTCACACTTTGGACTTGTACACCGAAGTAGCATCTATATGCAGACCGCCTATTCATGAGATTGGCATGTCCCTCTCAAAGACGCACACACCATCAACAGGGTACATGGTATCCGTATACAAAGTGTTCGAGGGTGATGACCGGGAAAAGTTTGAAAGGAATTGGTTGTTCTGGACTGGAGCTAGGATGATCTATAG ATACCTTCCACCAGCGGCAGGACTCAAGAGGATATCGCTGCATAAGTCAGTCAGTCCAAAAGGAGACAAGATGTACCTTCTTCTTTGCGAATGTTCAAACTTGCTGAACGACATCACAGTATGGGCCTTATTACTGCCTGCTTTGAGAGCTAGATTGACAGGTTACACGGGGATTTTCAAGCCGATACAAACTTTCTGA
- the LOC123686564 gene encoding uncharacterized protein LOC123686564 isoform X1, translated as MNLMFRKNFREQKSGGITSKVGKTGVGRHTSSKRASREQGYSPMDEHHYRTHLFFSPPRSTYNADEDDEPSSTEPRCGPMTGAGGEPLMQSTISPPMTESDFPQPLVVRSPSVSMLKWPQTPSPTKTTPTRQVSFNNYGKDNINENNRTLTNLDRDCFIIPVHSLDRFLPEGVPMPKPLPNGNSPDKKNANLHVMEVPDPKLCVLCHLMSPLEPVDPVLESPLVQPLFKQRLTAGELFNEIGQSKTALTGMLLANMERNSEFPFVTYYVINSNQTNPVMFYNNIRTASLTKFDPRTIKYTAAHTLDLYTEVASICRPPIHEIGMSLSKTHTPSTGYMVSVYKVFEGDDREKFERNWLFWTGARMIYRYLPPAAGLKRISLHKSVSPKGDKMYLLLCECSNLLNDITVWALLLPALRARLTGYTGIFKPIQTF; from the exons ATGAATTTGATGTTCAGAAAAAACTTTAGAGAGCAGAAGAGTGGAGGTATCACTTCCAAAGTCGGTAAGACTGGTGTTGGGCGACACACCAGTAGCAAAAGAGCTAGTAGAGAGCAAGGATATTCACCTATGGATGAACATCATTACAGAACTCATCTTTTCTTCAGTCCTCCAAGATCTACTTATAATGCAGACGAAGATGATG aaccgTCTTCTACAG AACCACGCTGCGGACCAATGACAGGAGCAGGAGGAGAACCTCTTATGCAATCAACTATCTCGCCACCCATGACGGAAAGTGATTTTCCACAACCTCTGGTGGTTCGTAGTCCATCAGTATCTATGCTGAAGTGGCCTCAAACTCCTTCACCTACCAAAACTACTCCTACAAGACAA GTGAGCTTTAACAACTATGGAAAAGACAATATCAACGAGAACAACAGAACACTCACGAATTTAGATAGAGATTGCTTTATAATACCCGTTCATAGCCTGGATAGATTTCTTCCAGAGGGAGTACCTATGCCT AAACCACTCCCAAATGGTAATAGCCCTGATAAGAAAAATGCCAATCTACACGTGATGGAG GTGCCTGATCCTAAATTGTGTGTGCTGTGTCATCTGATGAGTCCTCTAGAGCCAGTGGACCCGGTTTTAGAATCTCCTTTGGTACAGCCGTTATTTAAACAAAGACTAACTGCAGGAGAGTTGTTCAATGAAATCGGACAGTCCAAAACAGCTTTAACAGGCATGCTCCTAGCAAACATGGAAAGAAATT CAGAATTCCCTTTCGTGACTTATTATGTGATAAATAGTAACCAGACAAATCCTGTGATGTTCTACAACAATATTCGTACTGCCAGTTTGACGAAATTCGACCCAAGGACCATCAAATATACAGCAGCTCACACTTTGGACTTGTACACCGAAGTAGCATCTATATGCAGACCGCCTATTCATGAGATTGGCATGTCCCTCTCAAAGACGCACACACCATCAACAGGGTACATGGTATCCGTATACAAAGTGTTCGAGGGTGATGACCGGGAAAAGTTTGAAAGGAATTGGTTGTTCTGGACTGGAGCTAGGATGATCTATAG ATACCTTCCACCAGCGGCAGGACTCAAGAGGATATCGCTGCATAAGTCAGTCAGTCCAAAAGGAGACAAGATGTACCTTCTTCTTTGCGAATGTTCAAACTTGCTGAACGACATCACAGTATGGGCCTTATTACTGCCTGCTTTGAGAGCTAGATTGACAGGTTACACGGGGATTTTCAAGCCGATACAAACTTTCTGA
- the LOC123686564 gene encoding uncharacterized protein LOC123686564 isoform X2 — translation MNLMFRKNFREQKSGGITSKVGKTGVGRHTSSKRASREQGYSPMDEHHYRTHLFFSPPRSTYNADEDDEPRCGPMTGAGGEPLMQSTISPPMTESDFPQPLVVRSPSVSMLKWPQTPSPTKTTPTRQVSFNNYGKDNINENNRTLTNLDRDCFIIPVHSLDRFLPEGVPMPKPLPNGNSPDKKNANLHVMEVPDPKLCVLCHLMSPLEPVDPVLESPLVQPLFKQRLTAGELFNEIGQSKTALTGMLLANMERNSEFPFVTYYVINSNQTNPVMFYNNIRTASLTKFDPRTIKYTAAHTLDLYTEVASICRPPIHEIGMSLSKTHTPSTGYMVSVYKVFEGDDREKFERNWLFWTGARMIYRYLPPAAGLKRISLHKSVSPKGDKMYLLLCECSNLLNDITVWALLLPALRARLTGYTGIFKPIQTF, via the exons ATGAATTTGATGTTCAGAAAAAACTTTAGAGAGCAGAAGAGTGGAGGTATCACTTCCAAAGTCGGTAAGACTGGTGTTGGGCGACACACCAGTAGCAAAAGAGCTAGTAGAGAGCAAGGATATTCACCTATGGATGAACATCATTACAGAACTCATCTTTTCTTCAGTCCTCCAAGATCTACTTATAATGCAGACGAAGATGATG AACCACGCTGCGGACCAATGACAGGAGCAGGAGGAGAACCTCTTATGCAATCAACTATCTCGCCACCCATGACGGAAAGTGATTTTCCACAACCTCTGGTGGTTCGTAGTCCATCAGTATCTATGCTGAAGTGGCCTCAAACTCCTTCACCTACCAAAACTACTCCTACAAGACAA GTGAGCTTTAACAACTATGGAAAAGACAATATCAACGAGAACAACAGAACACTCACGAATTTAGATAGAGATTGCTTTATAATACCCGTTCATAGCCTGGATAGATTTCTTCCAGAGGGAGTACCTATGCCT AAACCACTCCCAAATGGTAATAGCCCTGATAAGAAAAATGCCAATCTACACGTGATGGAG GTGCCTGATCCTAAATTGTGTGTGCTGTGTCATCTGATGAGTCCTCTAGAGCCAGTGGACCCGGTTTTAGAATCTCCTTTGGTACAGCCGTTATTTAAACAAAGACTAACTGCAGGAGAGTTGTTCAATGAAATCGGACAGTCCAAAACAGCTTTAACAGGCATGCTCCTAGCAAACATGGAAAGAAATT CAGAATTCCCTTTCGTGACTTATTATGTGATAAATAGTAACCAGACAAATCCTGTGATGTTCTACAACAATATTCGTACTGCCAGTTTGACGAAATTCGACCCAAGGACCATCAAATATACAGCAGCTCACACTTTGGACTTGTACACCGAAGTAGCATCTATATGCAGACCGCCTATTCATGAGATTGGCATGTCCCTCTCAAAGACGCACACACCATCAACAGGGTACATGGTATCCGTATACAAAGTGTTCGAGGGTGATGACCGGGAAAAGTTTGAAAGGAATTGGTTGTTCTGGACTGGAGCTAGGATGATCTATAG ATACCTTCCACCAGCGGCAGGACTCAAGAGGATATCGCTGCATAAGTCAGTCAGTCCAAAAGGAGACAAGATGTACCTTCTTCTTTGCGAATGTTCAAACTTGCTGAACGACATCACAGTATGGGCCTTATTACTGCCTGCTTTGAGAGCTAGATTGACAGGTTACACGGGGATTTTCAAGCCGATACAAACTTTCTGA